A region of the Methanobrevibacter ruminantium M1 genome:
CCTCTTAGCAGCAAGAGCCACCATAAATGAGCCTATCTTATTTGCTATTCCATCATGGGCCACCCTGTCTGCCCCTATTACAACCTTATCTATTTTTCCTATTGACATGAGATATCCGCTTGCAACATCTGGAATGAGTTTTACAGGAATTCCTTCCTGTTGCATTTCCCAAACGCTTAGGCTTGCTCCCTGTCCTCTTGGACGGGTCTCATCACATATCACTTGAATGTTCTTTCCCTGATTGAATGCAGAGCGGAAGACTCCAAGGGCAGTTCCATAATCAACGCAGGCAAGTGCTCCTGCATTGCAATGAGTAAGGACAGTGTCTCCGTCATCAATAAGCTCTGCGCCATACTCTCCAATTGCAAGGTTTGTGTTAATGTCCTCACGAGCCATCTCTAATGCCTCATCAAGCATGTTTTCGGCTTTCATAACCCTATCAACTGCCCACATCAGGTTAACTGCAGTAGGACGTGCATTCTTCATCTCAACTGCAACCTTTTCCATGTCTTCTCCGGCAAGCTGAGCAAGTGCCATACCAAAGGCAGCAGAGACACCGATTGCAGGGGCTCCACGAACAATCATATCTTTAATTGCTGTAATCACTTGCTTGTAATTGCTGCAGTAGACATAAGTCAATTCATCTGGCAGTTTGGTTTGATCTATAAGCTTTAATTTATTGTCTTCCCATTCCAATGTTCTCATAATATCACAATAATAGTTTAATAAAAGAAAATATAATTATAAAATAAATTTTTAAGTTTAATACAATAAGATATTGGTCTTTTTTAAATAAATAACTTATTATAAAAACAATAAGAAGATGAATAGAAATAGATAAATGGAATTTTTAAATGATAACATTCTCCAATTAATTAGATTAAAAAAATAGCTAAAAATTTAAAAAATGAGCTGTAATATGTGGACAAATTCCCCAATGACCACATACTTTCCAGCACTTATATAAACGATTTTTAAAAACTTGTTTTGAACTATAAGGTGGCCCCTTACAAGTAAACTTGTAATCCATATTATATAAAAAGCATTATATAAAGATTTTGGATAAAAGAATGAAAATTAAACTAGAAAATGAAAAAATAAGGAAAATTATGATGTATTTTTATAAATAGTAAACTATACATAAAAATGGAGAACATCCTCCAATCAATTAGATTAAGAAAAATTAATGAAGAGCATACTCAAGAGAACTAATAAAAACTTCAGCTCATCACAATAAGATTTTTTCTAAATATAAGGTTGTACTAATGACCCAATAATTATAAAGAGAATACCAATAATGATATAAATGACTCCTTCTATTATCAAAGTCATACTAATTACCCCTCCATTAGAAGAACTTTGAAATGAACAACTGGTCGTCTAAGTCAAAACAAAATTCAGCTATATAAAATTCAACTATTATGCTTCTTTAGTATTTTTTATATAGATAATGAGGAATACTATATTCTAATTAAATAAAGAATATTCTCAATTATAATATGAATAAAATAAGATATATAAATAGTCCTAATGCGAAAAAACACAAAAATGAAAAAATGAAAAAAACAACAGAACACAAAAATGAAAAAACACAAAAATGAAAAAATGAAAAAAACAACAGAACACAAAAATGAAAAAACACAAAAATGAAAAAATGAAAAAAACAACAGAACACAAAAATGAAAAAACACAAAAATGAAAAATTAGATAAGTATACTCTAAAAAGAAATGATAATAATTGAAAAAGACTAGAAAAGTAAAAAAAGAAAATTATTAAAAAAAGAGCTGTTATATGTGGTCACATTCCTCTAATGACCACATATTAATTTCAGCAATCAAATAGTCAAAAATTTATAATTTTGTTTTGAACTATAGACGACCAAAAACAAGCATAACTTGTAATTTATAGTATATAAAAAGTATTATATAAATCTTTGGATAAAAAAAATGAAAATTAAAATAGGAAAATGAAAAATAAGATTAATAATAAGTTATTTTTATAAATAGTAAACTATACATAAAAATAATGTTTCAAAAATAGAGATTGTTAACATAATTAGAAAATAAAAAAAATAAAAAAAGTCCCAATTTTTAAATTATTAAAAACTGAGAACAAAACTGTTTTTAAAAAATAAGTAAATCCTAGAAGTGAGACTGTGGAGCATTTCCAATATGATGATCCTCATGTTTCTTTCCAGGAATTCCATAAGCGTCTGCTCTGCATTGGGTGCATGCCCTAAATACTGGAAGGTACTCTTCAACTTCCCCTCTAGCCTTTTCAATCTCCATGCATCCAGGTCTTGGATAGTCAGCCATCTTATTCAATGGAATAAGAGGAAGGACATTCACAAGGTCTGCACCGCATTCCTTGACTGTTCTTGCTATCTCTGGAATGTGCTCGTCATTAAGCCCTGGGATGAGAACGATATTTACCTTTACAACAACTCCAAGGTCAGTTATCTTTTTAATTCCTTCAAGCTGGTTTTTGGAAAGGATTTCAGCTGCTTCAAGTCCCTTATAGACCTTGCCTTCATAGAAAATGAATCCGTTGATTTCCTTTAATATCTCTGGGTCCACTGCATTTACAGTTACTGTAACAGTGTTTACACCTAACTCTGCTATTCTTTCAGCATATTTAGGAAGCAAAAGACCGTTTGTACTCATACATTTGATTAGGTCTGGCTTTACCTTGTTGATCTTTTCAAAGAACTCAAATGTGGCTTCATTAGCCAATGAGTCTCCAGGACCTGCAACCCCTACAACAGTGATTGCGCTGTCCTTTGTCACATTCAATACATGTTCCACTGCAGCATCTGCATCCATGATGGATCCTGCTACACCTGGCCTGTCCTCATCAGTATTGATTGACCTTATGCAGAAATTGCATCCGATATTACATTTAGGTGCGATTGGAACGTGGACCCTTCCAACCTTATCGTGGAGCTTTTCATTATAGCATGGATGCACTTTTGTAATGTGTGCAAATCTTGCACCTTTATGGTCTCCTCCACAAGTTATGTCTTTTTTAGTCATACTACTACCTCAATAATATTAAATTTTAATTAAATAAGCATTAGATTCTTCAATTAGAAGAAATGGAAAAAATCTTTAAATAGATTATTAATATCCTCCAATTTGAAAAATACAAATTTTAATAAGCATTAATTAATTTATTTCAAGTTCTCCAATACAAGTTACAAATTTTTCCGTTTAGATTTAAACTTATAACTATTGTTATTAACTAACTAGTATTTAAGTATTTCTATTTATTTTTATAATATACGAACAAAATATCAATAAATTACGAACTGTTTTAAGAAAAATAATCAAAAAGCAAAGAATTCTGAAACATTCAAATTAAAAATAAAAAATATAAAGATATATTTATAAAAAAATAAGATAAAATTATAAAAATAAATGTAAAAAAACTAAAAAATAATAGTTAAATTAAAATTAAGAAGAAAAGAATCTTTGAAATTCAATTCACACACTTAATCCCAAGTCTTTGGAGTGTTCAATTCCACCATATATCCTTTAGCCTTTTCAACCCATTCATCCTTAATCAATTCATCTGTGGCAACAATGCAGACAATGTCTCCTTCAGACATGTCTTTCATTATCTTAAATCCTTCAGGGACTATCCTAAAGACTGCATCATAAATTCTTCTCTTTAGATTTTCATGAGGGTCGTCTACAACCAAATCAGAGACATTCTTCTCTCCAGGCAAGTGAATGACATATCTGCTTGGCTGGTGAACATTTTCACGGCCATTGATTTCCCAAAGCCTTTTTAGAATGTTTGGAAGAT
Encoded here:
- the mtnA gene encoding S-methyl-5-thioribose-1-phosphate isomerase, with the protein product MRTLEWEDNKLKLIDQTKLPDELTYVYCSNYKQVITAIKDMIVRGAPAIGVSAAFGMALAQLAGEDMEKVAVEMKNARPTAVNLMWAVDRVMKAENMLDEALEMAREDINTNLAIGEYGAELIDDGDTVLTHCNAGALACVDYGTALGVFRSAFNQGKNIQVICDETRPRGQGASLSVWEMQQEGIPVKLIPDVASGYLMSIGKIDKVVIGADRVAHDGIANKIGSFMVALAAKRFDIPFYVAAPISTFDKEISIFDTEIEERDPNEVIYYGGARICPEGTEVINPAFDIVPKDLITGVITEKGVFDLNNLEKDFKELF
- a CDS encoding radical SAM protein, encoding MTKKDITCGGDHKGARFAHITKVHPCYNEKLHDKVGRVHVPIAPKCNIGCNFCIRSINTDEDRPGVAGSIMDADAAVEHVLNVTKDSAITVVGVAGPGDSLANEATFEFFEKINKVKPDLIKCMSTNGLLLPKYAERIAELGVNTVTVTVNAVDPEILKEINGFIFYEGKVYKGLEAAEILSKNQLEGIKKITDLGVVVKVNIVLIPGLNDEHIPEIARTVKECGADLVNVLPLIPLNKMADYPRPGCMEIEKARGEVEEYLPVFRACTQCRADAYGIPGKKHEDHHIGNAPQSHF
- a CDS encoding methanogenesis marker 17 protein, giving the protein MYIESNDPEGAKVYDMIIRQIFQDLVLPPSIDDMKAYVNPNEVCFIIAIKMRKTSQHITLKEVANVDYNAEDDTTVVIIDNENYLPNILKRLWEINGRENVHQPSRYVIHLPGEKNVSDLVVDDPHENLKRRIYDAVFRIVPEGFKIMKDMSEGDIVCIVATDELIKDEWVEKAKGYMVELNTPKTWD